A single genomic interval of Rhinopithecus roxellana isolate Shanxi Qingling chromosome 11, ASM756505v1, whole genome shotgun sequence harbors:
- the ZNF438 gene encoding zinc finger protein 438 isoform X1, whose amino-acid sequence MQNSLAVPPKDEGESNIPSGTIQSRKGLQNKSQFRTIAPKIVPKVLTSRMLPCHSPSRSDQVNLGPSINSKPLGMSTQNYALMQVAGQEGTFSLVALPHVASAQPIQKPRMSLPENLKLPIPRYQPPRNSKGSRKKPILIFPKSGCSKAPAQTQMCPQVSPSPPHHPELLYKPSPFEEVPSLEQAPASIGTAALTNGSDHGDLRPPVTNTHGNLNPSATPASSTPEGPAKQDLTDLSGKPHFVSKVTSSKPSAVASEKFKEQVDLAKTITSLSPTILGNAVQLISSVPRGKLPIPPYSRMKTMEVYKIKSDASIAGFSLPGPKADCDKISSTAEGFNAATKVASKLPVPQVSQQSPCESAFCPPTKLDLNHKTKLNSGTAKRKGRKRKVPDEILAFQGKRRKCVISKCRDGKERIKNDPQEFRDQKLGTPKKYRSIMPKPIMVIPTLTPLASPATLQSQMLGGLGQDVSLNNSLTPKYLGCKQDNSSSPKPSSMFRSGFSGIKKPWHRCHVCNHHFQFKQHLRDHMNTHTNRRPYSCRICRKSYVRPGSLSTHMKLHHGENRLKKLMCCEFCAKVFGHVRVYFGHLKEVHRVVISTEPTASELQPGDIPKNRDMSVRGTEGSLERENKSNLEEDFLLNQADEVKLQIKCGRCQITAQSFAEIKFHLLYVHGEEIQGRLQEGTFPGSKGTQEELVQHASPDWKRHPERGKPEKLHSSEEDSHACPRLKRQFHLHHQNGMEMLMENEGPQSGANKPRETCQGPECPGLHTVLLWSRSGFNCLLCAEMLGRKEDLLHHWKHQHNCEDPSKLWAVLNTVSNQGVIELSSEAEK is encoded by the exons GTGAATCAAACATCCCTTCTGGAACAATACAGAGTAGAAAAGGTTTGCAGAATAAGAGTCAGTTTAGGACCATCGCACCAAAAATTGTGCCCAAAGTCTTAACATCCAGAATGCTGCCATGTCATTCACCATCACGCTCTGATCAGGTGAATCTGGGACCCTCCATCAACTCTAAGCCACTGGGGATGTCCACCCAGAACTATGCTCTGATGCAGGTTGCTGGCCAGGAGGGGacattttctcttgttgctttgcCACATGTTGCCTCAGCTCAGCCAATTCAGAAACCCAGAATGTCCCTACCTGAAAACCTGAAACTTCCTATTCCTCGATATCAACCCCCAAGAAATAGCAAAGGATCAAGAAAGAAACCCATCCTGATCTTTCCTAAGAGTGGCTGTAGCAAAGCTCCTGCCCAAACCCAGATGTGTCCTCAGGTGTCCCCTTCCCCACCTCACCACCCTGAACTCCTGTACAAACCCAGTCCATTTGAGGAAGTGCCATCACTAGAGCAAGCCCCAGCCAGCATTGGCACAGCTGCGCTGACCAATGGAAGTGACCATGGGGACTTGAGACCACCAGTGACCAACACCCATGGCAATCTGAACCCTTCTGCCACCCCAGCATCATCCACACCAGAGGGGCCTGCCAAGCAGGACCTCACAGATCTTTCAGGGAAACCACACTTTGTAAGCAAGGTAACATCTAGTAAACCTTCTGCTGTTGCCAGTGAAAAGTTTAAAGAACAAGTTGATCTTGCAAAAACCATTACCAGTTTATCACCAACCATTCTTGGCAATGCAGTTCAGTTGATCTCTTCAGTCCCCAGAGGGAAACTGCCAATCCCACCCTACTCAAGAATGAAGACAATGGAGGTTTACAAAATCAAATCAGATGCTAGCATTGCAGGTTTTTCTTTACCAGGACCTAAAGCCGACTGTGATAAGATATCCTCCACCGCAGAAGGCTTTAATGCAGCCACCAAGGTGGCAAGCAAGCTGCCTGTTCCACAAGTGTCACAGCAGAGTCCCTGTGAAAGTGCCTTTTGTCCACCCACCAAACTTGATCTcaaccacaaaacaaaactgaacagtGGAACcgcaaagagaaaaggaaggaaacggAAGGTACCAGATGAAATTTTGGCATTTCAGGGAAAAAGGAGGAAATGTGTCATTAGTAAGTGTAGAGATggtaaagaaagaataaaaaatgatccCCAAGAATTCAGAGACCAAAAGCTGGGGACCCCGAAAAAATATCGTAGCATTATGCCCAAACCTATCATGGTCATACCCACTTTGACCCCCCTGGCTTCTCCAGCTACACTACAATCCCAGATGCTTGGGGGCCTAGGACAGGATGTTTCATTAAATAATTCACTCACTCCTAAATATCTTGGCTGTAAGCAAGACAACAGCTCTTCCCCTAAGCCCAGCTCCATGTTCAGAAGTGGATTCTCTGGCATTAAGAAGCCTTGGCACAGATGTCATGTCTGCAACCACCACTTCCAGTTCAAACAGCACCTTCGAGACcacatgaatacacacaccaaCAGACGGCCTTACAGTTGTCGGATTTGTCGCAAGTCCTACGTACGTCCTGGCAGCCTGAGCACACACATGAAACTTCATCATGGTGAGAACCGTCTGAAGAAACTCATGTGTTGTGAGTTTTGTGCAAAAGTGTTTGGCCACGTCCGAGTCTATTTTGGCCATCTGAAAGAAGTGCATAGGGTTGTGATCAGCACTGAGCCCACCGCTAGTGAACTGCAGCCAGGAGACATACCAAAGAACAGAGACATGAGTGTGCGAGGCACGGAGGGATCACTGGAGAG GGAAAACAAGTCCAACCTGGAAGAAGACTTCCTTCTAAACCAGGCAGATGAAGTCAAATTACAAATCAAATGTGGCCGTTGTCAGATTACTGCTCAGTCTTTTGCGGAAATAAAGTTTCATTTACTTTATGTTCACGGAGAGGAAATTCAGGGCAGGCTACAAGAAGGGACCTTCCCAGGAAGCAAGGGGACTCAGGAAGAGTTGGTGCAGCATGCTAGCCCTGACTGGAAAAGGCATCCTGAGAGAGGGAAGCCAGAGAAGCTTCATTCCTCTGAGGAGGATTCACACGCATGTCCGAGACTGAAAAGGCAGTTCCACCTTCATCATCAGAATGGCATGGAAATGCTCATGGAAAATGAAGGACCCCAGTCAGGAGCCAACAAACCAAGGGAAACCTGCCAGGGCCCTGAGTGTCCCGGCCTCCACACAGTTCTCTTGTGGTCCCGTTCAGGCTTTAACTGCCTGCTTTGTGCAGAGATGCTGGGACGGAAAGAGGACCTCCTCCACCACTGGAAGCACCAGCATAATTGTGAGGACCCTTCCAAACTGTGGGCTGTTTTAAATACGGTCTCTAACCAGGGAGTGATTGAACTTTCCAGTGAAGCTGAGAAATGA
- the ZNF438 gene encoding zinc finger protein 438 isoform X2, with protein sequence MDSESNIPSGTIQSRKGLQNKSQFRTIAPKIVPKVLTSRMLPCHSPSRSDQVNLGPSINSKPLGMSTQNYALMQVAGQEGTFSLVALPHVASAQPIQKPRMSLPENLKLPIPRYQPPRNSKGSRKKPILIFPKSGCSKAPAQTQMCPQVSPSPPHHPELLYKPSPFEEVPSLEQAPASIGTAALTNGSDHGDLRPPVTNTHGNLNPSATPASSTPEGPAKQDLTDLSGKPHFVSKVTSSKPSAVASEKFKEQVDLAKTITSLSPTILGNAVQLISSVPRGKLPIPPYSRMKTMEVYKIKSDASIAGFSLPGPKADCDKISSTAEGFNAATKVASKLPVPQVSQQSPCESAFCPPTKLDLNHKTKLNSGTAKRKGRKRKVPDEILAFQGKRRKCVISKCRDGKERIKNDPQEFRDQKLGTPKKYRSIMPKPIMVIPTLTPLASPATLQSQMLGGLGQDVSLNNSLTPKYLGCKQDNSSSPKPSSMFRSGFSGIKKPWHRCHVCNHHFQFKQHLRDHMNTHTNRRPYSCRICRKSYVRPGSLSTHMKLHHGENRLKKLMCCEFCAKVFGHVRVYFGHLKEVHRVVISTEPTASELQPGDIPKNRDMSVRGTEGSLERENKSNLEEDFLLNQADEVKLQIKCGRCQITAQSFAEIKFHLLYVHGEEIQGRLQEGTFPGSKGTQEELVQHASPDWKRHPERGKPEKLHSSEEDSHACPRLKRQFHLHHQNGMEMLMENEGPQSGANKPRETCQGPECPGLHTVLLWSRSGFNCLLCAEMLGRKEDLLHHWKHQHNCEDPSKLWAVLNTVSNQGVIELSSEAEK encoded by the exons GTGAATCAAACATCCCTTCTGGAACAATACAGAGTAGAAAAGGTTTGCAGAATAAGAGTCAGTTTAGGACCATCGCACCAAAAATTGTGCCCAAAGTCTTAACATCCAGAATGCTGCCATGTCATTCACCATCACGCTCTGATCAGGTGAATCTGGGACCCTCCATCAACTCTAAGCCACTGGGGATGTCCACCCAGAACTATGCTCTGATGCAGGTTGCTGGCCAGGAGGGGacattttctcttgttgctttgcCACATGTTGCCTCAGCTCAGCCAATTCAGAAACCCAGAATGTCCCTACCTGAAAACCTGAAACTTCCTATTCCTCGATATCAACCCCCAAGAAATAGCAAAGGATCAAGAAAGAAACCCATCCTGATCTTTCCTAAGAGTGGCTGTAGCAAAGCTCCTGCCCAAACCCAGATGTGTCCTCAGGTGTCCCCTTCCCCACCTCACCACCCTGAACTCCTGTACAAACCCAGTCCATTTGAGGAAGTGCCATCACTAGAGCAAGCCCCAGCCAGCATTGGCACAGCTGCGCTGACCAATGGAAGTGACCATGGGGACTTGAGACCACCAGTGACCAACACCCATGGCAATCTGAACCCTTCTGCCACCCCAGCATCATCCACACCAGAGGGGCCTGCCAAGCAGGACCTCACAGATCTTTCAGGGAAACCACACTTTGTAAGCAAGGTAACATCTAGTAAACCTTCTGCTGTTGCCAGTGAAAAGTTTAAAGAACAAGTTGATCTTGCAAAAACCATTACCAGTTTATCACCAACCATTCTTGGCAATGCAGTTCAGTTGATCTCTTCAGTCCCCAGAGGGAAACTGCCAATCCCACCCTACTCAAGAATGAAGACAATGGAGGTTTACAAAATCAAATCAGATGCTAGCATTGCAGGTTTTTCTTTACCAGGACCTAAAGCCGACTGTGATAAGATATCCTCCACCGCAGAAGGCTTTAATGCAGCCACCAAGGTGGCAAGCAAGCTGCCTGTTCCACAAGTGTCACAGCAGAGTCCCTGTGAAAGTGCCTTTTGTCCACCCACCAAACTTGATCTcaaccacaaaacaaaactgaacagtGGAACcgcaaagagaaaaggaaggaaacggAAGGTACCAGATGAAATTTTGGCATTTCAGGGAAAAAGGAGGAAATGTGTCATTAGTAAGTGTAGAGATggtaaagaaagaataaaaaatgatccCCAAGAATTCAGAGACCAAAAGCTGGGGACCCCGAAAAAATATCGTAGCATTATGCCCAAACCTATCATGGTCATACCCACTTTGACCCCCCTGGCTTCTCCAGCTACACTACAATCCCAGATGCTTGGGGGCCTAGGACAGGATGTTTCATTAAATAATTCACTCACTCCTAAATATCTTGGCTGTAAGCAAGACAACAGCTCTTCCCCTAAGCCCAGCTCCATGTTCAGAAGTGGATTCTCTGGCATTAAGAAGCCTTGGCACAGATGTCATGTCTGCAACCACCACTTCCAGTTCAAACAGCACCTTCGAGACcacatgaatacacacaccaaCAGACGGCCTTACAGTTGTCGGATTTGTCGCAAGTCCTACGTACGTCCTGGCAGCCTGAGCACACACATGAAACTTCATCATGGTGAGAACCGTCTGAAGAAACTCATGTGTTGTGAGTTTTGTGCAAAAGTGTTTGGCCACGTCCGAGTCTATTTTGGCCATCTGAAAGAAGTGCATAGGGTTGTGATCAGCACTGAGCCCACCGCTAGTGAACTGCAGCCAGGAGACATACCAAAGAACAGAGACATGAGTGTGCGAGGCACGGAGGGATCACTGGAGAG GGAAAACAAGTCCAACCTGGAAGAAGACTTCCTTCTAAACCAGGCAGATGAAGTCAAATTACAAATCAAATGTGGCCGTTGTCAGATTACTGCTCAGTCTTTTGCGGAAATAAAGTTTCATTTACTTTATGTTCACGGAGAGGAAATTCAGGGCAGGCTACAAGAAGGGACCTTCCCAGGAAGCAAGGGGACTCAGGAAGAGTTGGTGCAGCATGCTAGCCCTGACTGGAAAAGGCATCCTGAGAGAGGGAAGCCAGAGAAGCTTCATTCCTCTGAGGAGGATTCACACGCATGTCCGAGACTGAAAAGGCAGTTCCACCTTCATCATCAGAATGGCATGGAAATGCTCATGGAAAATGAAGGACCCCAGTCAGGAGCCAACAAACCAAGGGAAACCTGCCAGGGCCCTGAGTGTCCCGGCCTCCACACAGTTCTCTTGTGGTCCCGTTCAGGCTTTAACTGCCTGCTTTGTGCAGAGATGCTGGGACGGAAAGAGGACCTCCTCCACCACTGGAAGCACCAGCATAATTGTGAGGACCCTTCCAAACTGTGGGCTGTTTTAAATACGGTCTCTAACCAGGGAGTGATTGAACTTTCCAGTGAAGCTGAGAAATGA